One stretch of Arachis hypogaea cultivar Tifrunner chromosome 20, arahy.Tifrunner.gnm2.J5K5, whole genome shotgun sequence DNA includes these proteins:
- the LOC112785115 gene encoding WAT1-related protein At4g08290 isoform X1 has translation MTPRIFAEIVALAFIEIILDQCFTFLGMKLTSASFASAVMNSVPSITFVLAIIFRLERMNIRNIGCQAKVTGTVISLGGAILMAMYKGPILNIVTSSTTHVAHNGNNANATADQWLMGAIFILIGCAGFSGFYILQAITLRKYPAEMSLATWVCFIGAIQSSAVTAYMERDSPQVWILAPDSRLLACLYAGVVTSAIQFYVQGLVIKTTGPVFVTAFNPLRMIIVTAFASILLSEKLYLGSVIGGVVVVVGLYLVVWGKSKEKKGVKHAMLPPSPEKEIQQQQLPVTVPRNFDASNNNNNDDDDNKMDHQLMVVVGIKNTDVEARRSSSC, from the exons ATGACACCTCGGATATTTGCAGAGATTGTGGCACTGGCTTTTATAGA GATTATACTTGATCAATGCTTCACCTTCCTAGGAATGAAATTAACTTCAGCATCTTTTGCATCTGCTGTGATGAACTCTGTACCCTCCATAACCTTTGTGCTGGCAATCATTTTTag GTTGGAGCGCATGAACATTAGGAACATAGGATGTCAAGCGAAAGTGACAGGCACTGTGATAAGTCTTGGAGGCGCTATTCTAATGGCAATGTACAAAGGTCCTATTCTTAACATTGTGACGTCATCAACAACCCATGTGGCCCACAATGGGAATAATGCTAACGCCACTGCTGACCAATGGCTCATGGGTGCAATCTTCATTCTAATAGGCTGTGCTGGCTTCTCTGGTTTCTACATATTGCAA GCAATAACATTGAGAAAGTACCCAGCAGAGATGTCCCTAGCCACGTGGGTATGCTTTATTGGTGCAATTCAAAGCAGTGCAGTTACTGCTTACATGGAGCGTGATTCTCCTCAAGTCTGGATTCTGGCTCCTGATTCTAGGCTTCTTGCCTGTTTATATGCG GGAGTAGTAACATCAGCAATACAGTTCTATGTGCAAGGGCTGGTGATTAAAACAACGGGTCCAGTATTTGTGACTGCTTTCAATCCCCTGCGTATGATCATAGTCACAGCCTTCGCTTCCATACTCCTTTCTGAGAAGCTCTACCTAGGAAG TGTTATTGGAGGAGTAGTGGTGGTTGTAGGGCTTTATTTGGTTGTGTGGGGAAAATCTAAAGAAAAGAAAGGCGTAAAACATGCGATGCTGCCACCATCCCCTGAAAAAGAAATCCAACAACAGCAGCTACCAGTTACTGTTCCCAGAAATTTTGATGCcagcaacaataataataatgatgacgaCGATAATAAAATGGATCATCAACTTATGGTTGTGGTTGGAATCAAGAACACCGACGTTGAAGCAAGAAGATCATCATCATGTTAG